The Pantoea sp. At-9b genome includes a window with the following:
- the fecC gene encoding iron-dicitrate ABC transporter permease FecC translates to MTRWIISLALLLIAFWFSLISFSPVPIAPQSALHALCPGQPSNIGEALMFNLRLPRALVAVLLGAALALAGGLLQALTHNPLASPGVLGINSGAALAIALVSAFAPLKLAGYPLALIAAGGGALSWLCVTLAAGTRERQRLILAGIALSAFCMAMTRIVLLLAEDHAYGILTWLAGGIAHARWQEVWQLLPVVLVIAPLVLTQTRALNLLSMGDDAAHSLGVNIFAVRIGLSSALLLLVGACVSVAGPLGFIGLLVPHLARAWIGHDLRFMLPMAMLMGATLLLTADIAARGLAWPGELPAGVVLALVGAPGFLWLARRQP, encoded by the coding sequence ATGACCCGCTGGATCATCAGTCTGGCGCTGTTGCTCATCGCCTTCTGGTTTAGCCTGATCAGCTTCTCACCGGTGCCGATTGCGCCGCAGTCGGCACTGCATGCGTTGTGCCCGGGACAACCGAGCAACATCGGTGAGGCGTTGATGTTTAATCTGCGGTTGCCGCGCGCCCTGGTGGCGGTGTTGCTCGGAGCGGCACTGGCGCTGGCGGGAGGATTGTTGCAGGCGCTGACCCATAATCCGCTGGCGTCGCCTGGGGTACTGGGGATTAACAGTGGCGCGGCGTTGGCGATTGCGTTGGTGTCAGCTTTTGCTCCACTAAAGCTGGCAGGCTACCCGCTGGCGCTGATTGCTGCCGGCGGTGGGGCGCTCAGTTGGTTGTGCGTCACGTTGGCCGCCGGGACGCGCGAGCGGCAGCGGTTGATCCTCGCCGGTATCGCGCTTTCTGCTTTCTGCATGGCGATGACACGGATTGTGCTGTTGCTGGCGGAAGACCACGCTTACGGCATCCTCACCTGGCTGGCCGGGGGCATCGCCCATGCGCGCTGGCAGGAGGTATGGCAGCTGTTACCGGTGGTGCTGGTGATTGCCCCGCTGGTCTTAACACAAACTCGTGCGCTCAATTTGCTGAGCATGGGCGATGATGCGGCGCACAGCCTCGGCGTCAATATTTTCGCCGTGCGCATCGGGCTGAGTAGCGCGTTGCTGTTATTGGTGGGAGCTTGCGTCAGCGTAGCGGGGCCGTTGGGGTTTATTGGCCTGTTGGTGCCGCATCTGGCGCGAGCCTGGATCGGACACGATCTGCGTTTCATGCTGCCGATGGCGATGCTGATGGGGGCGACGTTATTACTGACGGCAGATATTGCGGCACGCGGGCTGGCATGGCCCGGTGAGTTGCCCGCTGGCGTAGTGTTGGCGCTGGTCGGTGCGCCCGGTTTTCTCTGGCTGGCAAGGAGGCAACCATGA